A region from the Lolium perenne isolate Kyuss_39 chromosome 4, Kyuss_2.0, whole genome shotgun sequence genome encodes:
- the LOC127349240 gene encoding protein SAR DEFICIENT 1, translating to MSVRRPRGDDDGEQGSGGDDHQQGHGPRRIRPAPLCFRSVVRRAVTAETIQQIVLNLEPVIRRVVREEMQNIFSQHAHLPTPSRSLPLHIEEVDVSPPLKLLFAKRLMLPIFTNNKLLDFASNAVEIQLIDTRTNYLAAQTNPHLGFSTVKLEVLVLDGDFRCEDGVGWTADQFNSAIVKAREGRRPLLVGTTLNVPMGNHGVAIIDDLSFTDNSSWIRSRKFRIGVRVMAASYYGPRIQEAVSESFTVKDHRGELYKKHYPPILTDNIWRLKNIGKDGPIDKRLESEGVKNVQDFLKLNTMDPDKLKNLVGMSDRQWRTTLTHAKTCDMGGKCYVIKSEGCDVIFSPVGEILAARVGDQTFHLRQLGQQQMVQVKQLAAKAYQQWDQLEEVINETALAAYEDSVPPFPQDKPSSSCRPVSNESMISTGSKNDEYLDNMESRTATSNAFMATNSTLDSATAILPAGDGMYWIPRIAGDDDHFTWSNSTSLGCWDQVD from the exons ATGTCTGTCCGAAGGCCACGGGGCGATGACGACGGCGAGCAGGGGAGCGGAGGTGACGATCATCAGCAAGGGCATGGCCCAAGGCGGATACGGCCAGCGCCGCTCTGTTTTAGATC CGTCGTCAGAAGAGCAGTGACAGCAGAAACTATTCAGCAAATTGTTCTCAATTTGGAACCGGTTATTCGGAGGGTG GTACGTGAAGAAATGCAAAATATCTTTTCTCAGCATGCCCACTTGCCGACACCAAGCAG ATCTCTTCCTTTGCACATCGAAGAGGTGGATGTCTCGCCTCCACTGAAGCTTCTCTTTGCCAAGAGGCTCATGCTACCCATCTTCACCAACAACAAACTACTTGACTTTGCGAGTAACGCAGTCGAAATCCAGCTTATTGATACAAGAACTAACTATCTTGCCGCACAAACAAACCCTCACCTAGGGTTTTCCACAGTAAAACTAGAAGTCCTTGTCCTAGATGGGGACTTCAGATGCGAGGACGGTGTCGGGTGGACCGCCGATCAGTTCAATTCTGCGATTGTAAAGGCCAGAGAGGGCAGGAGGCCATTGCTTGTGGGTACTACACTTAATGTGCCAATGGGAAATCATGGAGTGGCCATCATAGATGATCTGTCCTTTACTGACAATTCAAGCTGGATAAGAAGTCGTAAGTTCCGAATTGGTGTGCGTGTCATGGCAGCAAGCTATTATGGACCCAGGATCCAGGAGGCAGTGAGCGAAAGCTTTACGGTGAAAGATCATCGAGGGGAAT TGTACAAGAAGCATTACCCTCCAATCTTGACGGACAATATATGGAGGCTGAAGAACATTGGAAAAGATGGACCAATTGACAAGAGGTTGGAGTCTGAGGGGGTCAAGAACGTCCAGGACTTCTTGAAGCTTAACACCATGGATCCTGATAAGCTAAAAAAC CTTGTTGGCATGTCGGACCGGCAGTGGAGGACGACACTAACTCACGCAAAAACATGCGATATGGGAGGAAAATGCTATGTTATCAAATCTGAAGGATGTGATGTTATATTTAGCCCCGTAGGAGAGATTTTAGCAGCCAGAGTTGGAGACCAGACTTTCCATTTGCGACAACTGGGCCAACAACAAATG GTCCAAGTGAAGCAACTGGCTGCCAAGGCATACCAGCAGTGGGATCAATTGGAGGAAGTGATAAATGAGACGGCACTTGCTGCATATGAAGACTCGGTGCCACCATTTCCTCAGGACAAACCCAGTTCGTCATGCAGACCAGTGAGTAATGAAAGCATGATCAGCACTGGATCTAAAAATGACGAATATCTTGACAACATGGAATCTCGAACTGCTACCTCGAATGCTTTCATGGCGACTAATAGTACCTTAGATTCTGCAACAGCTATTCTTCCTGCAGGTGATGGTATGTACTGGATCCCACGCATTGCTGGTGATGACGATCACTTCACGTGGAGCAACTCTACGAGCCTTGGCTGTTGGGATCAGGTTGACTAA